TCAATTTAATCATGTACCTAATATTAGAATTGTTTATCCCAAATTTATTTGAAAGCTTCTCCAAGCTATAGCCTTGTTTTCTAAGTTCATAGATCTGAACTTTATCATCATAAGTTAATTTCATAATAAAAACACCCCAAAAGTTAGATTTTTTCTGTCTAACTTTTGGGGTGCAGTTCAAAATGAATCGCTTTTTTTATATAAGGAGACCAAGGGTGAAAGAAGATGGTGATAGCAAAGGATAGGTGAAATGGAAAGGTATTATCAATCCACCTTCTTATAATGATATGATATCAAATATAAATTAGGTTGTCAATAAGAAAACATAATTTTCTAAAATATTTCAGCTAGTCTAAATTGCAATTAAATAAGCAATTTTCAGATAATAATTGAAAATTCAAGCTGTTTATGTTATAATGATAGCGATTATATTCGAGGTGAAAAATGGCACATTTATTAGAAAAAACTAGAAAAATTACTTCTATCCTGAAGCGCTCGGAGGAGCAGTTGCAGGAAGAACTTCCTTACAATGCGATTACCCGTCAATTGGCAGATATTATTGATTGTAACGCCTGCATCGTCAATAGCAAGGGACGTCTCCTTGGCTATTTTATGCGTTATAAAACAAATACAGATCGCGTAGAGCAGTTCTTCCAAACTAAGATTTTCCCGGATGACTACATTCAAGGTGCGAACATGATTTACGATACAGAAGCAAATCTGACAGTTGATCATGATTTGAGTATTTTCCCTGTAGAGAGTCGTTCGGATTTTCCAGATGGCTTGACGACCATTGCACCGATTCATGTATCAGGGATTCGCCTTGGTTCTTTGATTATTTGGCGTAATGATAAGAAATTCGAAGATGAGGACTTGATTCTTGTTGAGATTGCTAGTACCGTTGTTGGGATTCAACTCCTCAACTTCCAGCGTGAAGAAGATGAGAAAAATATTCGTCGCCGTACTGCTGTTACCATGGCGGTTAATACCCTTTCTTACTCCGAACTTCGTGCTGTTTCAGCAATTTTAGGAGAATTAAATGGAAATGAAGGGCAGTTAACTGCGTCTGTAATTGCAGACCGTATCGGAATTACCCGCTCTGTGATTGTCAATGCCCTTCGTAAACTTGAGTCCGCTGGGATTATTGAAAGTCGCTCGCTTGGAATGAAGGGAACCTATCTTAAGGTCTTGATTTCAGATATTTTTGAAGAAGTGAAGAAAAGAGATTACTAATGACTAAGGCTTTAATTTCGATTGATTATACAGAAGATTTTGTGGCTGATAGTGGAAAATTGACAGCAGGCGCTCCAGCTCAGGCAATTTCAGATGCCATCAGCAAGGTAACTCGATTGGCTTTTGAACGTGGAGTCTATATCTTCTTTACCATCGATGCTCACGAAGAAAATGATTGTTTCCATCCAGAAAGTAAATTATTTCCTCCTCACAATTTGATTGGGACTAGTGGACGCAATTTATATGGAGATTTGGGGACCTTTTATCAAGAGCATGGTTCAGACAGTCGAGTCTTTTGGATGGATAAACGCCATTACTCAGCATTTTCAGGGACTGATTTGGATATCCGTCTGAGAGAGCGTCGCGTTTCTACAGTTATCTTAACAGGTGTCTTAACGGATATCTGTGTCCTACATACAGCTATAGATGCTTATAATCTAGGATATGATATCGAAATTGTTCAACCAGCCGTTGCTTCCATCTGGCCTGAAAATCATCAATTTGCTCTAGGTCATTTCAAAAATACACTTGGAGCTAAGTTAGTAGATGAAAAGTTAAATGAACTTTCTGAGTAATTTGGTTGATGAAATGAAAAAATTTGAAAAAAAGTGTTGACAAGCATCCCAAAAGTTGATATACTAGTAAAGTAATCGACGCGGGGATGGCGGAATTGGCAGACGCGCAGGACTAAGGATCCTGTGACCGCTTTAGGTCGTGAGGGTTCAAGTCCCTCTCTCCGCATAGGATAAGAGTTAGCTTAGGCTAGCTCTTTTATTTTTATCAGGGTTATAATATCTATGGTGAATGCCTCTCACTTTCAGATAAATCATATAGTTTGAAATTTCTCCTAATTTTCTCTACTCTTTCTACTTTTTCCGAATAAATAGATAGAACCATAGAATCTAGTCAACCTAGATTTAAAACTGTGGTATAATAAAAGGAGGAAAAGGATGATTCTCAGACATCCGGGCATTAGCCCAACTAATGATTTGGTAGCTAAGAAAATCTTTAGCAATCCAGAAATCACTTGTCAATTTATCCGCGATATGTTGGATTTACCAGCCAAAAATGTGACCATTTTGGAGGGGAGTAACATTCATGTCTTGCCTTCCATGCCGTACTCAGCACAGGATTTCTATACCAGTATAGACGTTTTGGCGGAGTTGGACAATGGGACCCAAGTTATCATTGAGATTCAGGTGCATCATCAGAATTTTTTCATTAATCGCCTGTGGGCTTACCTGTGCAGTCAGGTCAATCAAAACCTAGAAAAAATTCGCCAACGGGAAGGTGATACACACCAGAGTTACAAACACATCGCACCCGTTTATGCTATTGCAATTGTAGACAGCAATTATTTCTCAGATGACTTGGCTTTTCATAGTTTTAGTATGCGCGAGGACATGACAGGGGAGGTTTTAACAATTACAAACAATGGACAGGAACACCATCTGGTTAAGATGGCGTTCTTGGAACTAAAAAATACAGAGAAACCAGCAAAGACGAGGTTCGCAAGCCGTGGTTGGAGTTTTTCGGCAACAAACCCTTTACCCAGCAACCAGAGCGAGCCATCAGCCAAGCAGACCAACTGCTAGACTACAAAAGCTGGTCCGAGGAGGACAGGAAAATGTTTAGTCAACTACGTATGCGTGAAGAACAAGCCTTATTAGCCCAGGACTATGCCTTGGAACAAGCTGAAGAAAAAGGTTTACAGAGGGGTCGTGCAGAGGGTCTTGAACAAGGACTTGAACAAGGACGAACTGAGGGTCTTGAACGTGGTCGAGCTGAGGGTATCGAAGAGGGATTAAAAGTAGGTTTACTAAATCTAGTCCGCAAAGGTCTTCTGACTTCCGAGGTTGCCAGCCAGCAATTGGGTATGACCGTCGCTGAGTTTGAGGAGCTTTTGTAAGTTAGGGAATATATTTAGATTTTCCCTCAAAATTCTATCAGAGTGGTCGGAAATTCACATCGTATTTCACGATTTTCAGCAGAATGGATTTGCTGATTTTATATAGAAAAAATGGCAGATTTTGTCTTTCTATAGATAGAATCTGTCTTTTTATTTATATTAAATTTAAAATATTATCCATAATAAAGCTGATATATAAGGGTGTGCATGTATATATATATATAATTACAGAAAAATGCTGTCATATCGGTATTTTTGCTGCATTTGTAATCTTATCTTCATCTAGGTTTATACTTGATTTCTTTCTGGAAAAGTATTACTATAGGGTTGATATATTATGTATTTCAGGTTTTTGTGTACTCTTTTGAGGAAAATTGGTCTGTGATACAATGAAAGGATGACATGCTTATGTTTGGAAAAAACATAGGGATAATGGTGAAAAAATTTACCGTTATTCAATAAGGAAATACCATTTTGGTGCTGCCAGTGTTGCGGTGGCGACTCTGATGTTCTTTGCGAATGGAGTAGCTGCTCAAGCTCAGACTCCTGCCGTATCTCCAGTAACAGCTAGCGATGTAGTTGCTGGACCTTCTGGAAATTCGGATAGGGATCCGCAGGGCTCAGATGAGGAAAGCCCTGAGAAAACGGCAGTAGTTGAACAGCCAGTTGGGCTCAAATCAGCAGGAGAATCTAGTGCTCCAAAAGCTAAAGCTGAAGAAGGAAGTCGAGAAGAGTCAGAAGCTGAAGTTAAAAGTTCTCAGCCTGAGACTAAGATAGACGATAAAGGATTAGCTCCGGTAGCCGACACAAGTGCAGCCCAATCGATCCAAGGAACCCTAGAAGCTTTGTTGGCAAATCTAACCCTAGACTCCATGAAGGCTCTCCACACTGAAGTCGAAGAAGCTCTCGCAAAGGCTAAGGCAGTTTTAGAGAATCCAAAAGCGACGCAAGAGCAGGTTGATGAGCAAGTCAAACTCATGGAAGACCTGATTCGTCGGGTCAAGGAAGCTTTGTCACCTCAAGTTTCAACTCCTTCAGTTTTAGAAAAAGCAGGTTTGACAAATCATGGACTTGCTGCTCCAGAGGGGGCTGTGACCAATCAAGGAAGTAGAGGAAAGCGTCGTAAAAAAGGCGATCTGAGTCAAGCTACACCAGCTGTAGACCAGACTAGCCCAGAAACTGGAGGCAACTCAGAAAAAACTGAATCTAGTGAAAATCCTAGTCGACAAGAACTTCCAACCTATACTAATCAGGGTGATGGAGCCTATAAACTAAAAGATGAGTTGGAATTTATCTATAAACGACTTCAAAAAGAGGGAGTTGAAGAAAGTAAAATACAGACTGTTAAAGCTGCGGCAGATAAGTTTAATGAAGCTTTCTCTAGGGGAGAGACTATCAGCCAAGATGCTTTTGATGCTGCCCTGGTAGATCTTAAAAAATCTCGAGACCTCATCGAAGGAGTGTTAACTGGAAGAGAAAATGAGATAAATAGTAATGGGATTAGATTACGCAGAGTTTCCCGTAGCGCTATCTCACGTGAAGCCGGAAAACGATTTGTTGATTCTAAAGAATATTATTATGAAGATGGAAAACAAGGTGTTAGTCCATATCCTAGATATACCTATATATTCCATAGTGACAATCCAACACAGACTGCTGGCTATTCGCATGTAAATGTTAGTGAAGCAGAAAAATATATTCGTGCTCGTGTGACGGCTACTAGGGATGGTTTCTTATGGGAGATTACTGTTAATGCAGGTAAATTCCAAGGATTAACAAATGATAGTTATTGGTTTACAATACCCAAAGGTCAAACTTATAAACCTCATTCAGCGACTGTAGATGTATTTAAACCTGAAGGAACTACATCGTATTCATCCGGAAATGATACAATTGAGTCAACACTAGCTAGAGCAGGACTTGGAAGGGTTCATAAGGGAGATAACTTTAAGGGAGTATTTCGGCCGGGGAGACTAGTAGCTAATGCTTATAATACGAATGATTTAGAAGGTTTAGCTAGAGAAAGCGTTGATGCCTTAACAGATAAAGGGTTTTATAAACGAGAACTTGAAAATGGTAGTGAGCAAATATTATCAAATCAAAAGTTTGATTTAATAAAGAAGAAAGGGGGGACTCTTTATTATTTTGAACAACCAGATAATAACTTTAAATATACACTCACTTTTCAAACTACAGGAGATAACAATTTAGCTGATTTGGTATACGCCGCTGGATTTAAAGGAGTGAGAGCTCCGGTCGACTCGTATACAAAACGCCATCGTGTTCTAGTAAATCAATGGTATGCTCGTACGCAAAGTGAAACAGACGGTACCTATGAATTTCCAATGAAGTTGAAAGAGAATGGAACTTTCTTCATTAACCAAGATAAATATTATAATAAAGCTTTTCCATACTCTGATCATGTAGAGGGAGGAATTTACGGTGGACAGAATCGGAATCTTGATGATGTTCGTCATTTAGATGGTCTGGTTTCTTATTCAGAAGATGCAGGCAATCCTAGACCTACAATACATGCCATAGATTTTACTTCCTATGTAGAATATAAAGGTTATAATATTGAAGAGGGTAAGCGAAAAGCAAATTCTAAAGGGCAAACATTTACATTTTTTAAAGATGGTAATCGTATAAGTAAAGAGCAATTAGGTTTAGATGCGGGAAGTAAACCAGGTCTGCATACTTATACCTATACACGTAGATTTAGTGATGGTTCTGAAGATAGTGGAACATTTAATTTTGTTACCAAAGCTGAAAAACCGACGTTCAACCAGACATTGAAATTTATTGGAGAAAGACAGAATATATCTGCTAGGACGAATAAAGAAGGTATTCCTTTGACGCTCTATAGAGACTATGGTGGAGCAGAACCAGAGGTGGTTGCAGAGGTTGTATCGGGTAAAAATGGAGTAGCCTCATTTGAAAACATTGAAATAAAACAAGGTAAATACTATGTTCGAACGGTTATCAAAACGGATGCTTATGTAGATTATGATGGTAACACTCATAGAACAGTAGAATCTGACCCTGTAAATGAGAATGAAAAACTTGTTGCTGTCGAAGCACCAACCGTAAAACTCAATGGTAAAAAATTAACAACCAATGCTGATGATAATCGATTCATTATTTATCGTGGAGCAGTCTTTAATCCAACTTTCCGTGTTGAAAATGATGGCAAACAAGTTAATTCATTGAAAGCTTCAGGCATTCCTAAAGGAGTGTGGTTTAATAAAGTAAATGGTGGAGATCAGCCAAGAACGAATATGGCTCATGGTTCAGAGTATACCATTTCAGCAAATAATGTTGTAGATTCTGATACTCGTTTGGGTGAAGGTACTGCAACAGTAACTGTAGTTAACCATCAAGGCAAAAGTATAGATTATAAATTCAAATATATTGTTGCGGATGTGCAAGGTAAAAATACTACTGAAAATAAATTGGTTGGGGATACTATAGGAAATGCTCATAGATTTGCGAAGGCTACTATTGGTAATGCAGAAGGAGATGATTACTTCCCTAAAGGTATGGCATTTAAGTGGGTAACGAATACTTTAACTTTACCAGAAAATACCGAAAAACTAGGCGAAGCAGGAAGAATAACAAATTATAATGCGCAAGTAATCTTTCCGAATGGTGGACCTTTTAAAAAGACAATCGGCAATGATGAATATACGATTTACGGACCAATAGCTAAAACAATCCCTGTAACCTTTAATGTAACAGATAATGTCGCGCCTACAGTCAAACTAGGGACTGGAAATGGAGGGACTATCTTAACTGAGAGTGAGTCCAACGCTCCGGAGATAACTATCTATAGAGGGGCAAGCTTTACTGATACTATCAAAGTTTTTGATAATGAATCAAGGGGTATCGTGAATCTCAAAGTGGAGAGTGGATTGCCTGATGGACTTAGTCTTGAAGGTAAGTCTGCTATCAAGAAAACTAGTGCGACGGAAGGGCATGAAGCAACGGTAAATATTAGTGGTAAGGTTGCAACAACTGCACGACTTGGTGTCTACAATGTTAACTTGAAGGTATCTGATGATGCTTCTGGTAACGTAGATAGAGGTAATACAAAAACTGTTAAGTTCAAAGTTAAAGTTCTTGACCTGGCGTTTGAAACTCGAGGAAAAGCTATCAATGAAAATACTCATTCAGACACTTTGGATTTAAATCAAACAAGTGTTGATGCGAATCACTATTTAACTGTTACGGATGGAATAAACAAAGCAGATATGTTCCCTCAAGGAATGATTTTTAGATATATTCTAGCGGATGGAACTATAAGAAATACATTGAGTTTTGATAAACCTGGTAAATATACAGTGACTGCTGCAGCTTATTATCCTATAGGAGAGAAATCTGTAGCAGGTGCGCCAGTAGCTTCAACGAATTTGAAAGGTGAAGATATATCTGGAATTGCAGGTCGTCCTTATTTGACAAAACAAATTATCTTTGAGGTCAAACCAACAGCTCCAACGGTAGCTGCAAAAGATAATGGTGATGTAGAAATTACACCAACAAATCAAACAAATGTAGATAAAGTTAGTGTAACCTTCACAAAACAAGCCGACTCTACAGTAGTAACATATACAGCTAAGAAGAACGACAGAGGAGTATGGGAATTTGGTGCAGATGCACCGTTAACAGTCGATCCAACAACAGGTGTGTTTAGATTAAAAGACCGTGTTGTAAAAGATGGTACAACAGTTACAGCTAAGGCTCTTACAACAGATGGAACAGGTAATGTTCAAAGTAATCCAGTAACAGGTAAAGCAGGTAATGGAGATGCAGTTTTACCGGAAATTGAATTTAAAAATACTGTGATAGATTCTACAGGGGATCGTGTAGTATATATTACGCCAACAGAAACAACAAATGTAGAAGTTGCGACTGTTAATGATAATTCTAAGAAGTTATTAGAAGCAGTATTCTTTGATCAAGGAGCACAAGTAACAGATCTTGGGAATTATGGTATCACTTATAATAAAGTTATACGAAATGGCGAT
The Streptococcus toyakuensis genome window above contains:
- a CDS encoding SIALI-17 repeat-containing surface protein, which codes for MYRYSIRKYHFGAASVAVATLMFFANGVAAQAQTPAVSPVTASDVVAGPSGNSDRDPQGSDEESPEKTAVVEQPVGLKSAGESSAPKAKAEEGSREESEAEVKSSQPETKIDDKGLAPVADTSAAQSIQGTLEALLANLTLDSMKALHTEVEEALAKAKAVLENPKATQEQVDEQVKLMEDLIRRVKEALSPQVSTPSVLEKAGLTNHGLAAPEGAVTNQGSRGKRRKKGDLSQATPAVDQTSPETGGNSEKTESSENPSRQELPTYTNQGDGAYKLKDELEFIYKRLQKEGVEESKIQTVKAAADKFNEAFSRGETISQDAFDAALVDLKKSRDLIEGVLTGRENEINSNGIRLRRVSRSAISREAGKRFVDSKEYYYEDGKQGVSPYPRYTYIFHSDNPTQTAGYSHVNVSEAEKYIRARVTATRDGFLWEITVNAGKFQGLTNDSYWFTIPKGQTYKPHSATVDVFKPEGTTSYSSGNDTIESTLARAGLGRVHKGDNFKGVFRPGRLVANAYNTNDLEGLARESVDALTDKGFYKRELENGSEQILSNQKFDLIKKKGGTLYYFEQPDNNFKYTLTFQTTGDNNLADLVYAAGFKGVRAPVDSYTKRHRVLVNQWYARTQSETDGTYEFPMKLKENGTFFINQDKYYNKAFPYSDHVEGGIYGGQNRNLDDVRHLDGLVSYSEDAGNPRPTIHAIDFTSYVEYKGYNIEEGKRKANSKGQTFTFFKDGNRISKEQLGLDAGSKPGLHTYTYTRRFSDGSEDSGTFNFVTKAEKPTFNQTLKFIGERQNISARTNKEGIPLTLYRDYGGAEPEVVAEVVSGKNGVASFENIEIKQGKYYVRTVIKTDAYVDYDGNTHRTVESDPVNENEKLVAVEAPTVKLNGKKLTTNADDNRFIIYRGAVFNPTFRVENDGKQVNSLKASGIPKGVWFNKVNGGDQPRTNMAHGSEYTISANNVVDSDTRLGEGTATVTVVNHQGKSIDYKFKYIVADVQGKNTTENKLVGDTIGNAHRFAKATIGNAEGDDYFPKGMAFKWVTNTLTLPENTEKLGEAGRITNYNAQVIFPNGGPFKKTIGNDEYTIYGPIAKTIPVTFNVTDNVAPTVKLGTGNGGTILTESESNAPEITIYRGASFTDTIKVFDNESRGIVNLKVESGLPDGLSLEGKSAIKKTSATEGHEATVNISGKVATTARLGVYNVNLKVSDDASGNVDRGNTKTVKFKVKVLDLAFETRGKAINENTHSDTLDLNQTSVDANHYLTVTDGINKADMFPQGMIFRYILADGTIRNTLSFDKPGKYTVTAAAYYPIGEKSVAGAPVASTNLKGEDISGIAGRPYLTKQIIFEVKPTAPTVAAKDNGDVEITPTNQTNVDKVSVTFTKQADSTVVTYTAKKNDRGVWEFGADAPLTVDPTTGVFRLKDRVVKDGTTVTAKALTTDGTGNVQSNPVTGKAGNGDAVLPEIEFKNTVIDSTGDRVVYITPTETTNVEVATVNDNSKKLLEAVFFDQGAQVTDLGNYGITYNKVIRNGDTITNAPYTLTVTGTLNREKSANTLWNDGDVIATRYVSAMDAAENNIREKSGSRDNVASNPYRVVFKVRTQAAKYTPQVTNLTRHDQQPKHTNEDVKGAVTGENIKSKEVLDPIPDESGNVRVKVTYTDDSSETVTVPIKVTPSKATQGDPTVSELTRHDQQPKHTNEDVKGAVTGENIKSKEVLDPIPDESGNVRVKVTYTDDSSEEATVKITVVGLPETKVPVESFGNLTKEEQDKVKESVEKANPGKTVVVEPTGKVTITDPKTNTSHEISEELVTTIAPPVVDIPEFNGGVNGEPERQEELPEFNGGTNGEPEIQPELPDFTGGVNGELPDPAELPKVKLFITKWIDENGNELKPADAKAPTVLGEANEAFEHGEIEGYVFVRTETKGDVVTHIFRKVSPVRPTGDDQQRPTTPSADTNRRPDTATPAEVPATHQAEQPSQTVEVPAQLPNEVSETDPSVSQPQAVLPNTGTQEDRATGAFGVLSLLGAFGLLFAKKKKDDEEEA
- a CDS encoding cysteine hydrolase family protein codes for the protein MTKALISIDYTEDFVADSGKLTAGAPAQAISDAISKVTRLAFERGVYIFFTIDAHEENDCFHPESKLFPPHNLIGTSGRNLYGDLGTFYQEHGSDSRVFWMDKRHYSAFSGTDLDIRLRERRVSTVILTGVLTDICVLHTAIDAYNLGYDIEIVQPAVASIWPENHQFALGHFKNTLGAKLVDEKLNELSE
- the codY gene encoding GTP-sensing pleiotropic transcriptional regulator CodY; amino-acid sequence: MAHLLEKTRKITSILKRSEEQLQEELPYNAITRQLADIIDCNACIVNSKGRLLGYFMRYKTNTDRVEQFFQTKIFPDDYIQGANMIYDTEANLTVDHDLSIFPVESRSDFPDGLTTIAPIHVSGIRLGSLIIWRNDKKFEDEDLILVEIASTVVGIQLLNFQREEDEKNIRRRTAVTMAVNTLSYSELRAVSAILGELNGNEGQLTASVIADRIGITRSVIVNALRKLESAGIIESRSLGMKGTYLKVLISDIFEEVKKRDY